Genomic segment of Mycolicibacterium sarraceniae:
GGTGGGTCTGCGGTCCAGTTCGACGATGATGTACGGCCACGTCGACACCCCGAAGCACTGGGTGGGGCACCTCAACGTGCTGCGCGATATCCAGGACCGCACCGGTGGTTTCACCGAGTTCGTGCCGCTGCCGTTCGTGCATCAGAGCTCACCGCTGTACCTGGCCGGTGGCGCACGGCCGGGGCCCACGCACCGCGACAACCGGGCCGTGCACGCACTGGCGCGAATCATGTTGCACGGCAGAATCTCCAACATCCAGACCAGCTGGGTCAAACTCGGCGTCGAACGCACCCAGGTGATGCTGACCGGCGGAGCCAACGACCTCGGCGGCACGCTGATGGAGGAGACCATCTCGCGGATGGCCGGTTCGGAGAACGGGTCGGCGAAGTCCGTCGAGGAACTGATCGCCATCGCCGAGAGTATCGGTCGCCCCGCTCGCCAGCGCACCACGACGTACGCGGACCGCGCGGCCTAGGGACCCCACCGGGGGCGGTGAGCCGCGGTCGGACAGCCTGGCCTCGGCCTGCTGGGCCCGGGTGCCTTCGGCATTGGGCAGGGATTGATCCTGCGCATTGGACATCGTCGGCTACTTCTTCGGTTTCACCAGCGCGTCGACCGGGTCGGGTGCGCCTTCGCGGTCCTTGACCACCCGGTATGCCCAATAACCGGCGAGAAGCGTTATCCCGACGAAGATGACGGCGAAGTACTGCAAGAACAGCGAATCGCCCGTTGGGTTGTAGACCTCTTGGCGCGGCCAGCCGATGTTGATCACCAGCACTGTGCCCAACACCACCGCGATGAGGTTGACGGGGATGCCCCATTTCCCGAGATCCATGACGGGCGGCCCGTACGACAGGCTTGTACCGCGCAGTCGATGGATGAGCGCGGGCACGGTGACCATCAGATAGGCGAGGTAGACGATCACGACGGACACCGATGCGATCGCCGCGAACACGCTGGCCTGTCCGAGGTTGACCAGCAGCACACCGATAGCCAGCACGCTGACCGTGACACCGGTGATGACGGGAGTGCCGGTGCGCTTGTTGACCTGGGACAGGAACTTCCCGAACGGCAGCCGATTGTCGCGGGCCATGGAGAACATTACGCGTGAGGCTGAGGCTTGGATGGCCAGCGTTGCCGAGAACATCGCGACGGCGACCAGTGCCAACAAGGTTTTGCCCAGCCAGGTGCTGAGCTGACTCTCGATGATCCAAGCCATACCGCCGGTGGCCAGGTCGTCACCGAGGGTGGGCGCCGACATCAGCGCGGCCAGGATCATCAGGCCGCCGCCGACGAACGACACCAGGAGCGCGTTGACGATGGCTTTGGGTGCCGTCCGGCGGGGATCCTTGGTCTCCTCGGAAAGCTCTGCGGCGCTGTCGAATCCGTACATCACGTAGGCGGCCATCAACATCGAGGCCAAGAAGGCGGGCAGGTAGTGGATGCCGGTGCCGTGCCCGCCGGTGTCCACCACCGCCTGTACGGGTGACCGTTCGGCCTTGACGAACATCGCGATGATGATCAGCACCACGCCGACGATCTCGATCGTCACGCCGGTGACGGTGATCCGGGCCATGAATCGCACACCGGCGGCGCTGATGATGGTGCACAGGATGATCGTGATGCTGCCGAGGATGATCCCGTTGGTGGCGCCGTCGACGGAGAGCGGATCGATGTCGGTCCCGACGAGCTGGAATCCACTCCAGATCGGCGGCAGCACAGTCTGCATGGCGATGGCCAGGGCAGCGATCGAGACGATATAGCCGATCAGCATGAACCAGCCGGCAAACCAGCCGACGGCGTTACCGGCGAGTCGGCGAGACCATTGGTAGATGGCGCCGGCGACCGGAAACTTGCCCGACAGTTCCGCGAAGATCAGGCAGACGCAGAACTGACAGACGAAGACGATCGGCCAGGTGAAGAAGAATGCCGGGCCGCCGAGGGCAAAACCCAACGGGAAGAAGGCGAATACCGTCGTCAGGATCGAGACGAAGGAGAAGCCGGACGCGAAGGCGGCGTACCCGCCGATGCCGCGATGCAACTCCTGGGTGTAGCCGAGCTCTTCGAGGGTCGACGCGTCCTCCTGCGACGAAATCGCAGGGTCGAATCTGGCGGTCATGTAGCGCTCCTCGTCTCATGGTCAGACGATGTAAATTAGCCTTGCTGTGGGGCGGTGCGGTTTCGTCGATGTCACCACTGTGTGGCCACCGAGTGCGCGGGAGACAATCGACGGCATGGCCGTCGAGTTGCCTCCGGGCGCTGATATCGCTGCTGCTATCGGCGCTATCGATCGCGCCGACGGAGAGCCCGCGCTGCGGGCCGGATTGGACCGGGCGCGAACGCTGATCGTGGCCGAGTCGCGGGCGTCCACCCCGGCCATTGGCAACGCGGCCAACTGGTCGGCGGTCCTGCGCCATGGCGTTGCCGCCGCGGTGCGATTAACCACGGCTGACCGCGCGATGGCGTGGACATGGTTCGTCTCGGGCAGTGCCGCCCGCGGGGAGGCAGTCCCCGGTTCGGATGTGGAAACCCTCCTCGCGCTGGGTGACGACGTCGACGCGGACGCCAAGACGGCCGCGCAGGAACTGGCCGCCGACGTGCACGGGTTGCTCGACCGTTGCGACATCGGTGGTGACGCCAATGGTGTTCTTGCCAGCCGATCGCGATTCTGTCGCAGGCTGGGCAGCTGGTCGGAGAGCATCGTGCGGTGGGTGGACGCCCCGCGTGAAGACCGGGGTGTGGTGATGACCGGGATCGTCGCCGACTCGGGGGCCGTCTACAGCTCGATGCAAATCTCCGAAAGTGCTTTGCGCACAACGAGTCTAGCTGCAGTCGCGACTACCCCGGGCACCCTGCGGTGGATGCTGCAGGACGCGACGGCCGTGCGATCCACCTTTCCGTCCCGGTTACGGACATTCGCTCTGGGTGCCGATACCGTTGACCTCAAGCTCGCGGCGATCGATCCCATCGTCAAGACCGCCCGATGGGCGGCGTTGTCGGCGGGATCGTCGGCGCTGTCCACTCCGGGCCGCCTCGCCGATGCTGCCGAGCGCAACATTCTGGATCCTGTGGATGCCTCGACCCTCGATGACTGCTTTCAGCAGCTGCTCCGGTTTCGCTGGCAGTGTCGCTGCGCTGCCTGGCTTTCCGGGCAGCGCCCCACCGACACCGTCACGCTGGCGGACCTGGCACCCCATCAGCGGGCGCAGTTGCGATCCATCGCCCGCGAGGTGGCAGGGATTCGGCGGAAGTTCAGCTACCTGGCCAACACACCGGGAATTCAGTGACGGTGATCGACAGCCTGCAGGTGTTCGACGGCGTGGCTGAACCGCTGCGCCATGCGATCGGCCAGGCCGTCGCGGCCGAACGGCTCGAGGGCTGGCAGCCGACCACGGGCCATGTTGCCGACCTGGTCGCGCTGGCAGGCGCGCAGATGTCGTTCGGTGACTACCTCAGCCGTTACCTGAAGGACATCCACAGAAGCCGTGCTCCACGTCCCCGGCGGATGTTCCAGCGCCGGCGTCCGTACCTGATTCCCGGAACGGCAGTGCTGCGCAACAATTTCGGCGTTTGCGAGGCCGAGCAGTTGCGCGAGCTGGAGTTCATCGCCACGGCAGCTCGACTGGTGCAGTGGCACATCACGCTGATCGAGGGTGATGTGACGACCGCTGACCTCGACGCCGCACGCCTGCATCAGCACGTATTCGCCGACGTCTACGCATGGGCGGGGAGTTTCCGGACAGTTGAGCTACGCCGTGGTGACTCAGCATTCGCCTGGCAGTCCAGCGTCGCCCACGCGGTCTCGGCAGTCGAGCGCTCCGCGCGGCGACTGGTG
This window contains:
- a CDS encoding Fic/DOC family protein; this translates as MTVIDSLQVFDGVAEPLRHAIGQAVAAERLEGWQPTTGHVADLVALAGAQMSFGDYLSRYLKDIHRSRAPRPRRMFQRRRPYLIPGTAVLRNNFGVCEAEQLRELEFIATAARLVQWHITLIEGDVTTADLDAARLHQHVFADVYAWAGSFRTVELRRGDSAFAWQSSVAHAVSAVERSARRLVAQSHALDTPGLAYEMSVLYAEYNRIHPFREGNGRTGTLLLHTVATLCGRRLDLATVTRDEWYRASRESMPTRREGRAGHRPFLAILGRALR
- a CDS encoding amino acid permease, which produces MTARFDPAISSQEDASTLEELGYTQELHRGIGGYAAFASGFSFVSILTTVFAFFPLGFALGGPAFFFTWPIVFVCQFCVCLIFAELSGKFPVAGAIYQWSRRLAGNAVGWFAGWFMLIGYIVSIAALAIAMQTVLPPIWSGFQLVGTDIDPLSVDGATNGIILGSITIILCTIISAAGVRFMARITVTGVTIEIVGVVLIIIAMFVKAERSPVQAVVDTGGHGTGIHYLPAFLASMLMAAYVMYGFDSAAELSEETKDPRRTAPKAIVNALLVSFVGGGLMILAALMSAPTLGDDLATGGMAWIIESQLSTWLGKTLLALVAVAMFSATLAIQASASRVMFSMARDNRLPFGKFLSQVNKRTGTPVITGVTVSVLAIGVLLVNLGQASVFAAIASVSVVIVYLAYLMVTVPALIHRLRGTSLSYGPPVMDLGKWGIPVNLIAVVLGTVLVINIGWPRQEVYNPTGDSLFLQYFAVIFVGITLLAGYWAYRVVKDREGAPDPVDALVKPKK
- a CDS encoding putative nucleotidyltransferase substrate binding domain-containing protein, which produces MAVELPPGADIAAAIGAIDRADGEPALRAGLDRARTLIVAESRASTPAIGNAANWSAVLRHGVAAAVRLTTADRAMAWTWFVSGSAARGEAVPGSDVETLLALGDDVDADAKTAAQELAADVHGLLDRCDIGGDANGVLASRSRFCRRLGSWSESIVRWVDAPREDRGVVMTGIVADSGAVYSSMQISESALRTTSLAAVATTPGTLRWMLQDATAVRSTFPSRLRTFALGADTVDLKLAAIDPIVKTARWAALSAGSSALSTPGRLADAAERNILDPVDASTLDDCFQQLLRFRWQCRCAAWLSGQRPTDTVTLADLAPHQRAQLRSIAREVAGIRRKFSYLANTPGIQ